Proteins from a genomic interval of Kitasatospora kifunensis:
- a CDS encoding futalosine hydrolase has protein sequence MSLPKHTAEQPPPGQPGGRLLVVVAVAAEAEAVLRGAPTDRVTVVTAGVGPAAAATATALALAAERHPLVVSAGIAGGFAPRAPIGAVVAADAIIAADLGAQTPDGFQSVAELGFGTVRHTPPPTALALLAQATGAVVGPVLTVSTVTGSAARAEELTHRHPGAVAEAMEGFGVAEAGARCGVPVLELRTVSNAVGPRDRAAWRIGEALAALERAFAALPYDRLTALHPLD, from the coding sequence GTGAGTCTGCCCAAGCACACCGCCGAGCAGCCGCCCCCGGGCCAACCGGGTGGTCGGCTGCTCGTCGTGGTCGCGGTGGCCGCCGAGGCCGAGGCGGTGCTGCGCGGCGCGCCCACCGACCGGGTCACGGTGGTGACCGCCGGGGTCGGCCCGGCCGCCGCGGCCACGGCCACCGCCCTGGCGCTGGCCGCCGAGCGCCACCCGTTGGTGGTCTCGGCCGGGATCGCCGGTGGCTTCGCCCCCCGGGCGCCGATCGGCGCCGTCGTCGCGGCCGACGCGATCATCGCCGCCGACCTGGGCGCCCAGACGCCGGACGGCTTCCAGTCGGTGGCCGAGCTGGGCTTCGGCACCGTGCGGCATACCCCGCCGCCGACCGCGCTCGCGCTGCTGGCCCAGGCCACCGGGGCGGTGGTCGGCCCGGTGCTGACCGTCTCCACCGTCACCGGCAGCGCCGCGCGCGCCGAGGAGCTGACGCACCGCCACCCGGGCGCGGTCGCCGAGGCGATGGAGGGCTTCGGGGTGGCCGAGGCGGGCGCCCGGTGCGGCGTGCCGGTGCTGGAACTGCGCACCGTCTCCAACGCCGTCGGCCCGCGCGACCGGGCCGCCTGGCGGATCGGCGAGGCGCTGGCCGCGCTGGAGCGCGCGTTCGCCGCCCTGCCCTACGACCGACTGACCGCACTGCACCCGCTCGACTGA
- a CDS encoding 1,4-dihydroxy-6-naphthoate synthase: protein MAQPLRIAYSPCPNDTFVFHAWTHGLLPGAEAPEVLFADIDVTNGLAERGELELLKVSYAALPWLLDQYALLPCGGALGRGCGPLVLTRPGDSGDLSGRRIAVPSERSTAYLLFRLWAATAVPGGLGEIVVLPFHEIMPAVRDGRVDAGLVIHEARFTYQEYGLAKLADMGEAWEAATGLPIPLGAIIAKRSLGAARLRELAAAVRGSVEAAWADPAASREYVLAHAQEMDPAVADQHIGLYVNEFTAELGAEGYAAVRALLTRAAEEGLVPALAPEALAFP from the coding sequence GTGGCGCAGCCGCTGCGGATCGCGTACTCGCCCTGCCCGAACGACACCTTCGTCTTCCACGCCTGGACCCACGGCCTGCTGCCGGGTGCCGAGGCGCCCGAGGTGCTCTTCGCGGACATCGACGTCACCAACGGCCTGGCCGAGCGCGGCGAACTGGAGCTGCTCAAGGTCAGCTACGCCGCACTGCCCTGGTTGCTCGACCAGTACGCTCTGCTGCCCTGCGGCGGCGCGCTGGGCCGTGGCTGCGGGCCGCTGGTGCTCACCAGGCCCGGTGACTCGGGTGACCTGAGCGGTCGTCGGATCGCGGTGCCCAGCGAGCGCTCCACCGCCTACCTGCTCTTCCGGCTCTGGGCGGCAACCGCGGTGCCCGGCGGGCTCGGCGAGATCGTGGTGCTGCCGTTCCACGAGATCATGCCGGCGGTCCGGGACGGCCGGGTGGACGCCGGCCTGGTGATCCACGAGGCGCGCTTCACGTACCAGGAGTACGGCCTGGCCAAGCTGGCCGACATGGGCGAGGCGTGGGAGGCGGCGACCGGGCTGCCGATCCCGCTGGGCGCGATCATCGCCAAGCGCTCGCTCGGCGCGGCCAGGCTGCGCGAGCTGGCGGCGGCGGTGCGCGGCTCGGTCGAGGCGGCCTGGGCCGATCCGGCGGCCTCCCGGGAGTACGTGCTGGCGCACGCCCAGGAGATGGACCCGGCGGTCGCCGACCAGCACATCGGGCTGTACGTCAACGAGTTCACCGCCGAACTCGGCGCCGAGGGCTACGCGGCCGTACGCGCGCTGCTGACCCGGGCGGCCGAGGAGGGCCTGGTGCCGGCGCTGGCGCCCGAGGCGCTGGCCTTCCCGTAA
- a CDS encoding cold-shock protein, which translates to MPTGQVKWFNETKGFGFLSRDDGEDVFVHSKALPAGVSALKPGQRVEFGVVAGHRGDQAMGVTLLDALPSVAAAQRRSADDMAPIVQDLITMLDAALPGLQHGRYPAKPAGQKLAVVLRAVADQFDV; encoded by the coding sequence ATGCCCACCGGCCAGGTCAAATGGTTCAACGAGACGAAGGGTTTCGGCTTCCTGTCGCGCGACGACGGTGAGGACGTCTTCGTCCACAGCAAGGCGCTGCCCGCCGGGGTGAGCGCGCTCAAGCCAGGTCAGCGGGTGGAGTTCGGGGTGGTCGCCGGGCACCGCGGTGACCAGGCGATGGGGGTCACACTGCTGGACGCGCTGCCGTCGGTGGCCGCCGCGCAGCGCCGCAGCGCCGACGACATGGCGCCGATCGTGCAGGACCTGATCACCATGCTGGACGCCGCGCTGCCAGGGCTGCAGCACGGCCGCTACCCGGCCAAGCCGGCCGGGCAGAAGCTGGCCGTGGTGCTGCGCGCGGTGGCCGACCAGTTCGACGTCTGA
- a CDS encoding HAD family hydrolase gives MSATPAPAPLTVGFDLDMTLLDTRPGIKATYLALSAETGTYIDADLAVTRLGPPLTVELTNWFAEEQLPAALERYRALYPEYALEPTVPLPGALESVAAVRAAGGRVVVITGKYEPNARLHLEHAGVEHDALVGDLWAETKGTALREHGADIYVGDHLGDIIGARAAGALAVAVATGPYDVEQLAEAGADVVLADLRAFPDWLADHREGR, from the coding sequence ATGTCTGCGACCCCTGCGCCTGCTCCGCTCACCGTCGGCTTCGACCTCGACATGACCCTGCTCGACACCCGTCCGGGGATCAAGGCCACCTACCTGGCGCTGTCCGCCGAGACCGGTACCTACATCGACGCCGACCTCGCGGTCACCCGGCTCGGCCCGCCGCTCACCGTCGAGCTGACCAACTGGTTCGCCGAGGAGCAGCTGCCGGCCGCGCTGGAGCGCTACCGCGCCCTCTACCCCGAGTACGCCCTTGAGCCGACCGTCCCGCTGCCCGGCGCGCTGGAGTCGGTGGCGGCGGTCCGCGCGGCCGGTGGCCGGGTGGTGGTGATCACCGGCAAGTACGAGCCCAACGCGCGCCTGCACCTGGAGCACGCCGGTGTCGAGCACGACGCGCTGGTCGGCGACCTGTGGGCGGAGACCAAGGGCACGGCGCTGCGCGAGCACGGCGCCGACATCTACGTCGGCGACCACCTCGGCGACATCATCGGCGCCCGGGCCGCCGGAGCGCTGGCGGTCGCGGTGGCCACCGGACCGTATGACGTCGAGCAGCTCGCCGAGGCCGGCGCGGACGTGGTGCTGGCGGACCTGCGGGCCTTCCCCGACTGGCTGGCCGACCACCGCGAAGGCCGGTAG
- a CDS encoding ABC transporter substrate-binding protein, producing the protein MHRHPPRRAVLGAALAAATLDGCRRTPNIRPPQSVNTAAAAAGATVIAATGAVAVPSAPLRVVALDTAELDSAMTLGITPVGACRAPADTDLPNYWPASRLAEVADAGTIGTPDLARISALRPELILGNQLRDGAHYGALSAIAPTVLSRTTGYPWKENVQLHARALGRATAAESVAAAYRAQLASTSHALGGPGATGSRKVSLVRFVPGGRIRLYGKQNFLGTILADLQLGRPQAQNVDQFDVEVTPDQLTGADGDVLLYASHGDPNAAGATAVLTSPAWQALGAVRGHRAFPVDDRLWFEGIGYTGASLVLAQLQRLLGY; encoded by the coding sequence ATGCACCGCCACCCACCGCGCCGGGCCGTGCTGGGCGCGGCGCTGGCGGCCGCCACCCTGGACGGCTGCCGCCGGACCCCGAACATCCGGCCGCCGCAGTCGGTCAACACCGCCGCGGCCGCGGCCGGTGCCACCGTCATCGCGGCGACCGGGGCGGTGGCAGTGCCGAGTGCGCCGCTGCGGGTGGTGGCACTGGACACCGCCGAACTCGACTCGGCGATGACGCTGGGGATCACCCCCGTCGGCGCCTGCCGGGCCCCCGCCGACACCGACCTGCCGAACTACTGGCCCGCCTCCCGGCTCGCCGAGGTGGCCGACGCCGGCACCATCGGCACCCCGGACCTGGCCAGGATCAGCGCGCTGCGCCCCGAGCTGATTCTGGGCAACCAACTGCGCGACGGCGCGCACTACGGAGCGCTGAGCGCGATCGCGCCGACCGTGCTCAGTCGGACCACCGGATATCCCTGGAAGGAGAACGTCCAGCTGCACGCCAGGGCGCTGGGCCGGGCCACCGCGGCCGAGTCGGTGGCCGCCGCCTACCGCGCCCAGCTCGCCTCGACGAGCCACGCGCTCGGCGGCCCGGGCGCCACCGGGTCACGCAAGGTCAGCCTGGTGCGGTTCGTGCCAGGCGGCCGGATCCGGCTCTACGGCAAGCAGAACTTCCTCGGCACGATCCTGGCCGACCTGCAGCTCGGTCGGCCGCAGGCACAGAACGTCGACCAGTTCGACGTCGAGGTCACGCCCGACCAGCTCACCGGCGCCGACGGCGACGTGCTGCTGTACGCCAGCCACGGCGACCCGAACGCCGCCGGGGCCACCGCGGTACTGACCAGCCCGGCCTGGCAGGCACTGGGCGCGGTCCGCGGGCACCGCGCCTTCCCGGTGGACGACCGGCTCTGGTTCGAGGGGATCGGCTACACCGGGGCCAGCCTGGTGCTCGCCCAACTCCAGCGCCTGCTCGGCTACTAG
- a CDS encoding class I SAM-dependent methyltransferase yields MTNTQLRGESPAGQDETAHRRKAALAHAFSLAADEYDEANGGFFNPIGARLARLAGLRPGDRVLDIGCGRGAVLFAALAEVGREGYVVGVDLAPGMVRATAAQAAGRGLRNVCVRVDDAEALGFPDGSFEAALSSFAVIFTPDPAAALASVRRVLVPGGRFGFTAFGADEPGWERPGAALNAFLPPEAARVRQSRAARFNPLGRSPEEAAELLHRAGFSDVRTAEHPAATHYPDAEAWWRSQRAGGWRGVLEAIPAERLDEARAAALAELAPLMAADGSLVRRTAIRYTTALRG; encoded by the coding sequence ATGACGAACACTCAGCTCCGAGGTGAGTCACCCGCCGGGCAGGACGAGACGGCCCATCGCCGCAAGGCCGCGCTGGCCCACGCGTTCTCGCTGGCGGCCGACGAGTACGACGAGGCCAATGGCGGCTTCTTCAATCCGATCGGCGCCCGGCTGGCCCGGCTGGCGGGCCTGCGGCCCGGCGACCGGGTGCTGGACATCGGCTGCGGCCGGGGCGCGGTGCTCTTCGCCGCACTCGCCGAGGTCGGCCGCGAGGGCTACGTGGTCGGTGTCGACCTGGCACCCGGCATGGTCCGCGCGACGGCCGCGCAGGCGGCCGGGCGCGGACTGCGCAACGTCTGCGTTCGGGTGGACGACGCCGAGGCGCTCGGCTTCCCGGACGGCTCCTTCGAGGCCGCGCTCTCCTCGTTCGCGGTGATCTTCACTCCCGACCCGGCGGCCGCGCTGGCCTCGGTGCGCCGGGTGCTGGTGCCCGGCGGGCGGTTCGGCTTCACCGCCTTCGGCGCGGACGAGCCCGGCTGGGAGCGTCCCGGCGCGGCGCTCAACGCCTTCCTGCCGCCCGAGGCGGCCCGGGTGCGCCAGAGCAGGGCGGCCAGGTTCAACCCGCTGGGCCGCAGCCCCGAGGAAGCGGCCGAACTGCTGCACCGGGCCGGTTTCAGCGACGTCCGCACGGCCGAGCACCCCGCGGCCACCCACTACCCGGACGCCGAGGCCTGGTGGCGCTCGCAGCGGGCGGGCGGGTGGCGCGGGGTGCTGGAGGCGATCCCGGCCGAGCGCCTGGACGAGGCACGAGCGGCGGCGCTGGCCGAGCTCGCCCCGCTGATGGCCGCGGACGGCAGCCTGGTGCGGCGCACGGCGATCCGCTACACGACGGCCTTGCGGGGGTAG
- a CDS encoding TetR family transcriptional regulator translates to MAWDTERTKQLLLDAAVREFAEHGPEGARVDRIAKLAGVNKERIYQYFGNKEQLFGHVIDQELAKVMAAASPLPEHCEDLGEFAGLLFDWHAANPTFLRLLRWEGLLIEPQPTARDNERAAYYAQRVAAITQAQQAGTISGELPAQHLLYAVFALAAWWFTAPKVITMVMAGVADDSLASRRAALVKLARKLGE, encoded by the coding sequence ATGGCATGGGACACCGAGAGAACCAAGCAGCTGCTGCTGGACGCCGCCGTGCGGGAGTTCGCCGAGCACGGCCCCGAGGGCGCTCGGGTGGACCGGATCGCCAAGCTGGCCGGCGTCAACAAGGAGCGGATCTACCAGTACTTCGGCAACAAGGAGCAGCTCTTCGGGCACGTCATCGACCAGGAGCTCGCCAAGGTGATGGCCGCCGCCTCACCGCTGCCCGAGCACTGCGAGGACCTCGGCGAGTTCGCCGGGCTGCTCTTCGACTGGCACGCGGCCAACCCCACCTTCCTGCGCCTGCTGCGCTGGGAGGGGCTGCTGATCGAGCCGCAGCCCACCGCCCGGGACAACGAGCGGGCCGCCTACTACGCCCAGCGGGTCGCAGCCATCACGCAGGCCCAGCAGGCCGGGACGATCAGCGGCGAGCTGCCCGCCCAGCACCTGCTGTACGCCGTCTTCGCGCTCGCCGCCTGGTGGTTCACCGCACCGAAGGTGATCACCATGGTGATGGCAGGGGTGGCGGACGACAGCCTGGCCAGCCGGCGTGCGGCGCTGGTCAAGCTGGCTCGCAAGCTCGGGGAGTGA
- a CDS encoding helicase-associated domain-containing protein, whose product MTTEPNGASGGARTLAAELRASSDQALATLLRLRPDLLNPVPSDLTQLTARLSSRASALRALERLDRFTLQVAEALAAMPDGGADTVLRDLLAGPSRVKAHPGAEPVERAAVIAALPRALAALRERGLIWGPDTAPRLVIAVREALAPSAAGPGGTGLGPTLSEATLGMSPARLQQLLAGAELPGTADPVTAVAALSALFADRKRCAALLAQAPPATLGVLEKLVWGPPTGTVPDAGRPVTADQARSPVEWLLARGLLLPSGPGTVVLPRELALHLRGGRSHRSVEPVAPVVAIVTERDPQAVDGAAAGQAYTAVRTVEELLDLWGLQPPAALRAGGLGVRDLKRTALALETDEATAAFWLELAYGAGLLAPDGEVGELAGRTGEVWAPTPAYDLWLQQPVAERWVLLARGWLAATRVARLVGAPDSKGKARAALGPELDRVLAPVTRRAVLSLLADLPPGAVADAAALLPVQRWHRPLRGGPTGPDGRELRDQLTEWSLAEAELLGVTGRGALAAPGRALLAGQDPAPVLDPLLPQPLDHVILQPDLTAIAPGPLLTPLAQALALCAEIESKGGATVYRFTAESVRRALDAGRTATDLHAFLEQHSRTPVPQPLSYLIDDVARRHGVLRVGAASAYLRCDDPALLAEVLADRRAAELRLRLLAPTVLAAQAGPETVLTVLRAMGYAPAAESAEGDLVITRPDSHRTPPRSAPAPVADGPAAPDEVLLGAAVKAIRAGDRAATAHRRETVNGPAATRPESGPARTDTRHLPRTAAADTLAALQTAVLLGERMWIGYINAEGLASQRVIDPVKVEGGYVTAFDHHAEKLNTFALHRITGVAELDEG is encoded by the coding sequence ATGACCACCGAGCCGAACGGAGCGTCCGGCGGGGCCCGCACCCTCGCCGCCGAACTCCGCGCCAGCAGCGACCAGGCACTCGCCACCCTGCTGCGCCTGCGCCCCGATCTGCTCAACCCCGTGCCGAGCGACCTCACCCAGCTGACCGCCAGGCTCTCCAGCCGGGCTTCCGCGCTGCGTGCGCTGGAGCGGCTGGACCGCTTCACCCTGCAGGTCGCCGAGGCGCTGGCCGCGATGCCCGACGGCGGCGCGGACACCGTGCTGCGCGATCTGCTGGCCGGACCATCCCGGGTCAAGGCGCACCCCGGCGCCGAGCCGGTGGAGCGGGCCGCGGTGATCGCCGCGCTGCCCCGGGCGCTGGCGGCCCTGCGTGAACGCGGGCTGATCTGGGGGCCCGACACGGCGCCGCGCCTGGTGATCGCGGTGCGCGAGGCACTGGCCCCCAGCGCCGCCGGGCCTGGCGGCACCGGCCTTGGGCCGACCCTGTCCGAGGCCACCTTGGGGATGTCCCCCGCCCGGCTGCAGCAACTGCTCGCCGGCGCCGAACTGCCCGGCACGGCCGACCCGGTGACCGCGGTGGCCGCGCTCAGCGCGCTGTTCGCCGACCGCAAGCGGTGTGCCGCACTGCTCGCCCAGGCGCCGCCGGCCACGCTCGGGGTGCTGGAGAAGCTGGTCTGGGGCCCGCCCACCGGCACCGTCCCCGACGCGGGGCGCCCGGTCACCGCCGACCAGGCGCGCAGCCCCGTCGAGTGGCTGCTCGCCCGCGGCCTGCTGCTGCCGTCCGGGCCCGGCACCGTGGTGCTCCCCCGCGAACTCGCGCTGCACCTGCGCGGCGGACGCAGCCACCGCAGCGTGGAACCCGTCGCGCCGGTGGTCGCCATCGTCACCGAGCGCGATCCACAGGCTGTGGACGGCGCGGCGGCCGGCCAGGCGTACACCGCGGTGCGCACCGTCGAGGAGCTGCTCGACCTGTGGGGCCTGCAGCCGCCCGCCGCCCTGCGGGCCGGCGGCCTGGGCGTGCGCGATCTCAAGCGGACCGCCCTCGCGCTGGAGACCGACGAGGCCACCGCCGCCTTCTGGCTCGAACTCGCCTACGGCGCCGGTCTGCTGGCCCCGGACGGCGAGGTCGGCGAGCTGGCCGGGCGGACCGGCGAGGTCTGGGCCCCCACCCCCGCCTACGACCTGTGGCTGCAGCAGCCGGTGGCCGAGCGCTGGGTGCTGCTGGCCCGCGGCTGGCTGGCCGCCACCCGGGTGGCCCGCCTGGTCGGCGCACCCGACAGCAAGGGCAAGGCGCGCGCCGCGCTCGGCCCCGAGCTGGACCGGGTGCTGGCGCCGGTCACCCGACGTGCCGTGCTCAGCCTGCTCGCCGACCTGCCGCCCGGCGCCGTGGCCGACGCCGCCGCGCTGCTGCCCGTCCAACGCTGGCACCGCCCGCTGCGCGGCGGCCCCACCGGCCCCGACGGGCGCGAGCTGCGCGACCAGCTGACCGAGTGGAGCCTGGCCGAGGCCGAGCTGCTCGGCGTCACCGGGCGCGGCGCACTCGCGGCTCCGGGTCGAGCCCTGCTGGCCGGCCAGGACCCGGCACCGGTCCTCGACCCGCTGCTGCCGCAGCCGCTCGACCACGTGATCCTGCAACCCGACCTGACGGCGATCGCCCCCGGGCCGCTGCTCACCCCGCTGGCCCAGGCGCTGGCGCTGTGCGCCGAGATCGAGTCCAAGGGCGGCGCCACCGTCTACCGGTTCACCGCCGAATCGGTTCGCCGGGCGCTGGACGCCGGGCGCACCGCCACCGACCTGCACGCCTTCCTGGAACAGCACTCCCGCACGCCCGTCCCGCAGCCGCTCAGCTACCTGATCGACGACGTGGCCCGCCGGCACGGCGTGCTGCGGGTCGGTGCGGCCAGCGCCTACCTGCGCTGCGACGACCCCGCGCTGCTCGCCGAGGTGCTCGCCGACCGCCGCGCCGCCGAACTGCGGCTGCGCCTGCTCGCACCGACCGTGCTGGCCGCCCAGGCGGGCCCGGAGACCGTGCTGACGGTGCTGCGCGCGATGGGCTACGCGCCGGCCGCCGAGTCCGCCGAGGGCGATCTGGTGATCACCCGCCCCGACAGCCACCGCACCCCGCCGCGCAGCGCGCCCGCCCCGGTCGCCGACGGCCCCGCCGCCCCGGACGAGGTGCTGCTCGGCGCGGCCGTCAAGGCGATCAGGGCCGGCGACCGGGCCGCCACGGCGCACCGCCGGGAGACCGTCAACGGACCGGCCGCCACCCGCCCCGAGTCGGGCCCGGCCCGCACCGACACCCGCCACCTGCCACGCACCGCGGCCGCCGACACCCTGGCCGCGCTGCAGACCGCGGTGCTGCTCGGCGAGCGGATGTGGATCGGCTACATCAACGCCGAGGGCCTGGCCTCGCAGCGGGTGATCGACCCGGTCAAGGTGGAGGGCGGCTACGTCACCGCCTTCGACCACCACGCGGAGAAGCTGAACACCTTCGCGCTGCACCGGATCACCGGCGTGGCCGAACTGGACGAGGGGTAG
- the pgeF gene encoding peptidoglycan editing factor PgeF: MELAPGVRCAATDRHGGVSPSPYGRNLGGATADDYQNVLRNRDLTARQFGLAPDRVVWMRQVHSATVQRVSAPWGNQAPELDGVWTTEPGLALASLGADCAAVLLADPVARIVGAAHSGRVGTLTGVAPNLVAAMAEAGAEPARMTALIGPAACGHCYEVPAAMREEAAAVLPEVWSTTRQGTPALDLRAGITAQLTRAGVATVRQDERCTIEDHDLFSHRREQATGRFAAYVWLEPQS; encoded by the coding sequence ATGGAACTCGCTCCCGGTGTCCGCTGCGCCGCAACCGACCGCCACGGCGGCGTCAGCCCCTCCCCCTACGGCCGCAACCTGGGCGGCGCCACCGCCGACGACTACCAGAACGTGCTGCGCAACCGCGACTTGACGGCCCGTCAGTTCGGCCTGGCGCCGGACCGGGTGGTCTGGATGCGCCAGGTGCACAGCGCCACCGTGCAGCGGGTGAGCGCCCCTTGGGGCAACCAGGCACCCGAGCTGGACGGCGTCTGGACCACCGAACCCGGCCTGGCCCTGGCCTCCCTGGGCGCGGACTGCGCGGCCGTGCTGCTCGCCGACCCGGTGGCCCGGATCGTCGGCGCCGCCCACTCGGGCCGGGTCGGCACGCTGACCGGCGTCGCCCCGAACCTGGTGGCGGCGATGGCCGAAGCCGGCGCCGAGCCCGCCCGGATGACCGCCCTGATCGGCCCCGCCGCCTGCGGCCACTGCTACGAGGTCCCGGCCGCGATGCGCGAGGAGGCCGCCGCCGTACTCCCCGAGGTCTGGTCCACCACCCGCCAGGGCACCCCCGCGCTCGACCTGCGGGCCGGCATCACCGCTCAGCTGACCCGCGCGGGCGTGGCCACGGTGCGCCAGGACGAACGGTGCACGATCGAGGACCACGACCTCTTCTCACACCGCCGCGAGCAGGCGACAGGGCGTTTCGCGGCCTACGTCTGGCTCGAGCCGCAGAGCTGA
- a CDS encoding DNA repair helicase XPB yields MNNGPLIVQSDKTLLLEIDHPQAAECRRVIAPFAELERAPEHVHTYRVTPLGLWNARAAGHDAEQVVDALVKYSRYPVPHALLVDVADTMARYGRLQLLKHPVHGLVLTTTDRPVLEEVLKSKKIAPLVGTRVEPDTVVVHPSERGQIKQVLLKLGWPAEDHAGYVDGEAHPIELDQQGWQLRPYQQQAVEGFWHGGSGVVVLPCGAGKTLVGAAAMAEAKSTTLILVTNTVSARQWKHELVKRTSLTEDEIGEYSGTKKEIRPVTIATYQVMTTKRKGTYAHLELFDARNWGLVVYDEVHLLPAPVFKFTADLQARRRLGLTATLVREDGREGDVFSLIGPKRFDAPWKEIEAQGYIAPADCCEVRVTLTDSERLSYATAEPEERYRFCSTTATKRRVVEALVKKHEKDQTLIIGQYIDQLDELGEVLDAPVIKGETSNAQREKLFEAFRSKEISVLVVSKVANFSIDLPEATVAIQVSGTFGSRQEEAQRLGRVLRPKADGHSAHFYSVVARDTVDQDFAAHRQRFLAEQGYAYRIIDADDV; encoded by the coding sequence GTGAACAACGGGCCACTGATCGTCCAGAGCGACAAAACTCTCCTGCTGGAGATCGACCATCCCCAGGCCGCCGAGTGCCGTCGCGTGATCGCGCCGTTCGCCGAGCTGGAGCGGGCCCCCGAGCACGTGCACACCTACCGGGTGACGCCGCTGGGGCTGTGGAACGCGCGGGCCGCCGGGCACGACGCCGAGCAGGTGGTGGACGCGCTGGTGAAGTACTCGCGCTACCCCGTGCCGCACGCGCTCCTCGTCGACGTCGCCGACACGATGGCCCGCTACGGGCGCCTGCAGCTGCTCAAGCACCCGGTGCACGGGCTGGTGCTGACCACCACCGACCGCCCGGTGCTGGAGGAGGTGCTGAAGTCCAAGAAGATCGCCCCGCTGGTCGGCACCCGGGTCGAGCCCGACACCGTGGTGGTGCACCCCTCGGAGCGCGGGCAGATCAAGCAGGTGCTGCTCAAGCTCGGCTGGCCGGCCGAGGACCACGCCGGGTACGTGGACGGCGAGGCGCACCCGATCGAGCTCGACCAGCAGGGCTGGCAGCTGCGCCCCTACCAGCAGCAGGCGGTGGAGGGCTTCTGGCACGGCGGCAGCGGCGTGGTCGTGCTGCCCTGCGGCGCGGGCAAGACGCTGGTCGGCGCGGCCGCGATGGCCGAGGCCAAGTCGACCACGCTGATCCTGGTCACCAACACCGTCTCGGCCCGGCAGTGGAAGCACGAGCTGGTCAAGCGCACCTCGCTGACCGAGGACGAGATCGGCGAGTACAGCGGCACCAAGAAGGAGATCCGCCCGGTCACCATCGCCACCTACCAGGTGATGACGACCAAGCGGAAGGGCACCTACGCCCACCTCGAACTGTTCGACGCCCGCAACTGGGGCCTGGTGGTCTACGACGAGGTGCACCTGCTGCCCGCGCCGGTCTTCAAGTTCACCGCCGACCTGCAGGCCCGCCGCCGCCTGGGCCTGACCGCGACCCTGGTGCGGGAGGACGGCCGCGAGGGCGACGTCTTCTCGCTGATCGGCCCCAAGCGCTTCGACGCGCCGTGGAAGGAGATCGAGGCACAGGGCTACATCGCGCCGGCCGACTGCTGCGAGGTGCGGGTCACCCTGACCGACTCCGAGCGACTGTCCTATGCCACCGCCGAGCCGGAGGAGCGCTACCGCTTCTGCTCCACCACGGCGACCAAGCGCCGGGTGGTGGAGGCGCTGGTCAAGAAGCACGAGAAGGACCAGACGCTGATCATCGGGCAGTACATCGACCAGCTCGACGAGCTCGGCGAGGTGCTGGACGCCCCGGTGATCAAGGGCGAGACCAGCAACGCGCAGCGCGAGAAGCTCTTCGAGGCGTTCCGGAGCAAGGAGATCAGCGTGCTGGTGGTCTCCAAGGTCGCCAACTTCTCGATCGACCTGCCGGAGGCGACGGTGGCCATCCAGGTCTCCGGCACCTTCGGTTCCCGCCAGGAGGAGGCCCAGCGGCTGGGCCGGGTGCTGCGGCCCAAGGCCGACGGGCACTCCGCGCACTTCTACTCGGTGGTGGCCCGCGACACCGTCGACCAGGACTTCGCCGCGCACCGTCAGCGCTTCCTGGCCGAGCAGGGATACGCCTACCGGATCATCGACGCGGACGACGTGTAG